A genomic segment from Patescibacteria group bacterium encodes:
- the rpsC gene encoding 30S ribosomal protein S3 produces the protein MTHTVHPYAHRLGIIRDWKSRWFSSDPKRYREFIKTDETIRKYLEKRLKKLYVCSVEIERSDKMLRVIIKTSRPGLIIGRSGEGATKLKLDIEKKINALKLSDNPELKIDIEEVRSPESNAAIVGQMVAEGLEKRMPFRRVLKQMVEKVMANRDVLGVRIAIAGRLGGAEMSRTEQIKKGRIPLQTFRADIDFARVRAQLPYGVIGVKVWIYKGDIFEDKK, from the coding sequence ATGACACACACTGTACATCCATACGCGCATAGGTTGGGAATCATAAGGGACTGGAAGTCTCGTTGGTTTAGCTCTGATCCTAAGCGTTACCGTGAATTTATAAAAACGGATGAAACAATTCGAAAGTATCTTGAAAAACGTCTCAAAAAATTGTATGTATGTTCTGTAGAGATAGAGCGGAGTGATAAGATGCTTCGTGTCATTATAAAGACTTCGCGACCGGGACTCATCATTGGCAGAAGTGGTGAGGGGGCTACAAAACTCAAATTAGATATTGAGAAGAAAATTAACGCACTCAAGCTCTCTGACAACCCAGAACTCAAAATCGATATTGAGGAGGTGCGATCACCAGAATCAAATGCGGCTATTGTGGGGCAAATGGTTGCCGAAGGTCTTGAAAAACGAATGCCATTTAGAAGGGTACTCAAACAGATGGTTGAAAAAGTTATGGCAAATCGGGATGTGCTTGGTGTTCGCATTGCCATTGCTGGGAGACTTGGAGGAGCAGAAATGTCCCGAACTGAACAAATTAAAAAAGGAAGGATTCCACTCCAGACATTTAGAGCTGATATTGATTTTGCTCGTGTAAGGGCACAATTACCATACGGTGTTATTGGAGTTAAGGTATGGATTTACAAAGGGGATATTTTTGAAGATAAAAAGTAA
- the rplE gene encoding 50S ribosomal protein L5 — protein sequence MESVLQKQKKIFSALKNEFDYTNQMQAPRVEAVVISTGTGKKNTDKHAMGIIEDRLLKITGQKAAPRGAKKSIAAFKVRQGDAIGYQVTLRGKRMYDFLEKLISIALPRARDFRGLSVDSIDEMGNYTIGIREHTIFPETSDEDLKDVFGFSVTIVTTAKTKKEAKALLINLGFPLQKEKQEI from the coding sequence ATGGAATCAGTATTGCAAAAACAGAAAAAAATATTCAGTGCTCTAAAAAATGAGTTTGATTACACTAACCAAATGCAGGCACCTAGGGTTGAAGCGGTTGTTATTTCAACTGGCACAGGAAAAAAAAACACGGACAAGCATGCCATGGGTATTATAGAAGACCGGCTTCTGAAAATCACAGGACAGAAAGCTGCTCCACGCGGAGCAAAAAAATCAATTGCGGCTTTTAAAGTCAGACAAGGTGATGCTATTGGATACCAAGTTACTTTGCGTGGAAAAAGAATGTATGACTTTCTCGAGAAGCTCATATCCATAGCTCTTCCGAGAGCACGTGACTTTAGAGGGTTGTCGGTAGATTCAATTGATGAGATGGGAAATTACACTATCGGTATAAGAGAACACACCATTTTTCCTGAGACATCCGATGAAGATCTCAAAGATGTGTTTGGATTTTCGGTTACTATTGTGACAACAGCCAAAACCAAAAAAGAGGCAAAAGCTCTCCTTATCAATCTCGGGTTTCCGCTTCAAAAAGAGAAACAAGAAATATAA
- a CDS encoding 30S ribosomal protein S5: MGKHRRVVRRKDRVRSEFDQKIISIRRVTRVVAGGRRFSFSVALVSGNKKGSVGVGIGKASDTALAIEKATRDAKKHMIKVQLSSEQRLPHETEAKYCASNVIIMPAPNRGLAAGGSVRNVLELAGIKNVTAKILSRSKNRLNNARAAIKALSKLQL; encoded by the coding sequence ATGGGGAAACACAGGCGAGTGGTAAGACGAAAAGACCGTGTACGATCTGAATTTGACCAAAAAATAATTAGCATCAGAAGGGTAACACGAGTGGTAGCTGGAGGCAGACGATTCAGTTTTTCTGTTGCACTCGTGTCCGGAAACAAAAAAGGATCAGTCGGTGTCGGTATCGGCAAAGCGTCCGATACAGCGCTCGCTATCGAAAAGGCAACGAGGGATGCAAAGAAGCATATGATAAAGGTACAACTCTCGAGTGAGCAACGACTGCCACACGAGACAGAAGCCAAGTACTGTGCCTCAAATGTTATTATTATGCCTGCTCCCAACAGAGGACTCGCTGCAGGCGGTTCGGTACGAAATGTGCTTGAGCTCGCCGGTATTAAAAATGTTACCGCAAAGATTCTTTCACGAAGCAAAAATAGGCTTAACAATGCACGAGCCGCAATAAAAGCGCTTTCAAAACTTCAATTATAG
- a CDS encoding uL15 family ribosomal protein, translated as MQSNQLQRAHSNKKSVRVGRGGKRGKTSGRGHKGQKAHGGHGIRPAIRDMIKKIPKLRGRGKNIFRSIKTKPAIINLHTIERVFDSGEEVSPKTLVGRGMVKRNKGKLPSVKILGFGELKKKIVVSRCLVSETARGHIEKAGGSIT; from the coding sequence ATGCAAAGCAACCAACTACAGAGAGCACATAGCAACAAAAAAAGCGTACGGGTAGGACGTGGAGGTAAGCGTGGCAAAACTTCAGGACGTGGGCATAAAGGGCAAAAAGCACACGGAGGACATGGTATACGTCCTGCTATACGCGATATGATAAAAAAGATTCCCAAGCTTCGCGGTAGAGGAAAAAATATTTTCAGAAGCATTAAAACAAAACCAGCGATAATCAATCTCCACACTATCGAGAGAGTGTTTGATTCTGGCGAAGAAGTATCTCCCAAAACGCTTGTTGGTAGGGGGATGGTAAAAAGAAACAAAGGTAAATTACCATCGGTAAAAATTCTCGGCTTTGGTGAACTCAAAAAGAAAATAGTTGTTTCACGTTGCTTGGTATCCGAAACTGCGCGTGGACATATTGAGAAAGCCGGTGGCAGTATCACATAA
- the rplP gene encoding 50S ribosomal protein L16: MLFPKKVKHRKWQTHRKNPKKIGVATRGITVAFGSYGLKALTYKRVQSNQIEAARRVISRTLGKVGKVWIRIFPDRPVTAKPAEVGMGKGKGDLKAYVFEVLPGRVLFEVDGVDEKIAREALRKAGAKLPLKTKVVMRER, encoded by the coding sequence ATGTTATTCCCAAAGAAAGTAAAACATCGAAAATGGCAAACACACCGGAAAAATCCAAAAAAAATTGGAGTTGCTACTCGCGGTATTACGGTTGCATTTGGTTCATATGGACTTAAGGCCTTGACGTACAAACGAGTTCAGTCAAATCAAATTGAAGCCGCACGACGTGTCATTTCTCGCACACTCGGCAAAGTCGGTAAGGTATGGATTCGCATTTTCCCAGATAGACCTGTTACCGCAAAGCCCGCTGAAGTAGGTATGGGGAAAGGAAAGGGAGATCTAAAAGCTTATGTATTTGAGGTACTTCCAGGTCGTGTATTGTTTGAGGTTGATGGAGTGGATGAAAAAATTGCCAGGGAAGCATTGCGAAAAGCTGGAGCAAAACTGCCGCTTAAAACCAAAGTAGTGATGAGGGAAAGATAA
- the rplN gene encoding 50S ribosomal protein L14, with translation MIQPETIVKVTDNSGAKTARVFKILGGSKKRYARIGDLVVLSVQTAEPRKQVKKKEIHHAVVVRQRQPFRRKDGSYIRFDENAVVIVEKGKKEPRAGRIFGPIPREIGELGYQKIVSLAQEIV, from the coding sequence ATGATTCAACCAGAGACAATAGTAAAAGTTACCGATAACTCCGGTGCCAAAACCGCCAGAGTATTTAAAATTCTCGGTGGTTCAAAAAAGCGATATGCTCGTATTGGAGATTTGGTGGTACTCTCGGTCCAGACTGCCGAGCCACGCAAACAAGTTAAGAAAAAAGAAATACACCACGCTGTAGTGGTACGACAGCGCCAACCATTTCGCAGAAAAGATGGATCATATATACGTTTTGATGAAAATGCTGTTGTTATTGTTGAAAAAGGAAAGAAAGAACCGCGCGCTGGAAGAATCTTTGGTCCGATTCCGAGAGAAATCGGGGAATTGGGATATCAAAAAATAGTTTCGTTGGCTCAGGAAATAGTTTAG
- a CDS encoding 50S ribosomal protein L18 has protein sequence MNKVKEKLQRRARRHARVRAKISGTDARPRLSVFKSNKYFYAQIINDEKGTTLVGMSSSGVKGKTMTEKAKEMGALLAKKAKEKKIKSVVFDKGGFLYTGKIKAFADGARKGGLNF, from the coding sequence ATGAATAAGGTAAAAGAAAAATTGCAACGAAGGGCCAGAAGACACGCTCGTGTCAGAGCGAAGATATCCGGTACCGACGCACGACCGCGTTTGTCAGTATTTAAATCAAACAAATATTTCTATGCACAGATTATAAACGACGAAAAAGGCACAACTCTGGTTGGAATGTCTTCCTCTGGTGTAAAAGGAAAAACAATGACCGAAAAAGCAAAAGAAATGGGAGCGCTTTTGGCAAAGAAAGCAAAAGAAAAAAAAATAAAGAGTGTTGTATTTGATAAAGGAGGATTTCTCTACACTGGAAAGATAAAAGCGTTTGCAGATGGCGCAAGAAAAGGCGGATTAAATTTTTAA
- the rplX gene encoding 50S ribosomal protein L24, whose translation MKIKKGDTIMVIAGTDKGKTGKVLRALPRRDQVIIEGINIKQHHQKATRSSQKGQILKKTMPIHISNVQLLDPKGNIPTRIGKKLVNGKYVRVAKKSNTILD comes from the coding sequence ATGAAAATAAAAAAAGGAGACACAATAATGGTCATAGCGGGAACAGACAAAGGCAAAACCGGAAAAGTATTGCGAGCTTTGCCGCGGCGCGATCAGGTAATTATTGAAGGAATAAATATCAAACAACACCATCAAAAAGCTACACGAAGTAGCCAAAAAGGACAAATACTGAAAAAAACTATGCCGATACATATATCCAACGTTCAACTACTTGATCCAAAAGGGAATATTCCAACGAGAATAGGCAAGAAGCTGGTAAACGGAAAATATGTTCGTGTAGCAAAAAAGAGTAACACGATCCTTGATTAG
- the rpsQ gene encoding 30S ribosomal protein S17 encodes MADKTTQNTISDKEKRNPKRLSGIVVSNKMKDTVVVAVVRYVKHPTYKKYIKRVKKYKAHDAGNTFNIGDKVRIEETKPISKDKSFRILRSDER; translated from the coding sequence ATGGCAGACAAAACAACACAAAACACTATCTCCGACAAAGAAAAAAGAAACCCGAAGCGTCTATCGGGAATAGTTGTATCGAACAAAATGAAAGATACAGTGGTGGTTGCTGTGGTGCGATATGTAAAGCATCCGACATATAAAAAATATATAAAGCGCGTCAAAAAATATAAAGCACATGACGCCGGGAACACATTTAACATTGGAGACAAAGTTCGCATAGAAGAGACCAAGCCGATTTCCAAAGACAAATCATTTAGAATTTTAAGGAGCGATGAGCGATAA
- the rpmC gene encoding 50S ribosomal protein L29, with protein MTDIQSKNEKDLKKLLNEKRESLRNFRFEIAGSKIRNVKEAKNTRREIARIETELHIRRTQT; from the coding sequence ATGACTGATATACAGAGCAAAAATGAAAAAGATCTCAAAAAACTTCTTAATGAAAAAAGGGAGTCGCTACGCAATTTCCGTTTTGAGATAGCAGGAAGCAAGATTCGTAATGTAAAAGAAGCGAAAAATACACGAAGAGAAATTGCGCGCATTGAAACAGAATTACATATCCGTCGTACACAGACATAA
- the rpsH gene encoding 30S ribosomal protein S8, with protein sequence MVNDPIGDFIIQLKNASAVKKKNIIVPYSKFKFEVAQKLEKEGYLKAVTKRGKKARKCVEVEIVYDNDDESKIHGVSRISKPSRRIYQSVSEIRPVLRGKGNLVLSTPKGILTGAEARKKRVGGEVLFKIW encoded by the coding sequence ATGGTAAATGACCCAATAGGAGATTTCATCATACAGCTCAAAAATGCTTCCGCGGTAAAGAAGAAAAATATTATTGTGCCGTATTCAAAATTCAAGTTTGAGGTAGCTCAAAAGCTAGAAAAAGAAGGGTATTTGAAAGCTGTTACAAAACGTGGGAAAAAAGCACGAAAATGTGTTGAAGTTGAAATAGTATATGACAACGACGACGAGTCAAAAATCCACGGAGTTTCTCGAATCTCAAAACCGAGCAGACGCATTTATCAATCAGTTTCGGAAATACGACCGGTCTTACGCGGGAAAGGCAATCTTGTTCTCTCAACTCCGAAGGGAATTTTGACTGGCGCAGAGGCTCGCAAAAAGAGGGTTGGAGGAGAAGTGCTATTTAAAATCTGGTAA
- the rplF gene encoding 50S ribosomal protein L6 has translation MSRIGKQPIVIPEKTEVAVSNGSISVKGPLGELSRPMNSNIAVEVKDKKVVVSPLNDTIEARALWGTYASHISNMIRGVNEAFGKKLVVEGIGFKTELEGNVLVLSVGFSHKVRFPIPDGLSVSVEKNTISIQGSNKELVGQFAAEVRSSKKPEPYKGKGIHYEDEVVKRKQGKRAVT, from the coding sequence ATGTCACGAATAGGAAAACAACCGATTGTCATTCCGGAAAAAACTGAAGTCGCAGTTTCAAACGGCTCTATTAGCGTGAAAGGTCCGCTTGGCGAACTGAGCCGACCGATGAACTCTAATATTGCCGTTGAAGTGAAAGATAAAAAAGTGGTGGTATCTCCACTCAATGACACAATCGAAGCCCGTGCGCTATGGGGAACCTATGCATCACACATTTCAAATATGATTCGTGGTGTCAATGAGGCGTTTGGGAAAAAACTCGTTGTGGAAGGGATTGGTTTTAAAACTGAACTTGAAGGAAATGTGTTAGTGCTTTCGGTTGGCTTTTCCCACAAGGTTCGTTTCCCCATTCCTGATGGGTTATCAGTATCAGTAGAAAAAAATACCATTAGCATCCAAGGCAGTAACAAAGAGTTGGTTGGGCAATTTGCTGCCGAAGTCAGAAGCAGTAAAAAACCAGAACCGTACAAAGGGAAAGGGATACACTATGAGGATGAGGTGGTAAAAAGAAAACAAGGTAAGCGTGCAGTCACATAA
- a CDS encoding type Z 30S ribosomal protein S14, producing the protein MAKTSTIARSQKIPKFKSRVVRRCFKCGRKRGYMRDFDLCRICFRELANEGHIPGITKSSW; encoded by the coding sequence ATGGCAAAAACTTCAACAATTGCACGGTCACAGAAGATTCCGAAATTTAAATCGCGAGTTGTTCGGCGTTGTTTCAAATGCGGAAGAAAACGAGGATATATGCGAGATTTTGACCTTTGTCGCATCTGTTTCAGAGAACTTGCCAACGAAGGACACATTCCTGGAATTACAAAATCATCATGGTAA